From Chryseobacterium joostei, the proteins below share one genomic window:
- a CDS encoding GlxA family transcriptional regulator codes for MEDVGKDTGIKNIVLLVLPQVQLLDVAGPCDVFTSANRFLSEGSSQSGYHVCLVSGTSEKILYSSSGIPLNCSHTIYDIDFNIDTLLVAGTTLTVLDEINPNLYSYLHNMKGKVKRMGSVCVGAFVLAKAGLLKGKQVTTHWKYADTLQKSYPELEVNVNPFFIRDQQMYTSGGVSSGMDLALAVVEEDFGKPLAAEVARHLVLHLKRAGVQSQFGNALPDYETLSPFTKGIRDLLKDKLGKSISIEYMAESVNMSIRNFSRVFLKESGMTPGRFLEKMRLGQAKNMLEYTDMSIDMIAEKCGFGSSVSLRRLFLKNLSMSPAQYRRAFKGPE; via the coding sequence ATGGAAGATGTAGGAAAAGATACAGGAATAAAAAATATTGTGCTTTTGGTTTTACCGCAGGTGCAATTATTGGATGTAGCGGGACCTTGTGATGTTTTCACTTCAGCCAATCGTTTTTTATCTGAGGGAAGCTCCCAATCAGGATATCATGTCTGCCTTGTATCAGGAACATCAGAAAAGATTTTGTATTCAAGTTCCGGAATTCCGTTGAACTGTAGCCATACCATTTATGATATTGATTTTAATATTGACACCTTATTAGTTGCAGGAACTACACTTACCGTGTTGGATGAGATCAATCCGAATCTTTATTCCTATCTGCATAATATGAAAGGAAAAGTAAAACGGATGGGATCAGTGTGTGTAGGAGCATTTGTACTGGCAAAAGCCGGACTTTTAAAAGGGAAGCAGGTAACCACTCATTGGAAATACGCAGATACATTACAGAAAAGCTACCCAGAGTTGGAGGTCAATGTCAATCCTTTTTTTATCAGGGATCAGCAGATGTATACCTCTGGAGGTGTTTCTTCCGGGATGGATTTGGCATTGGCTGTTGTAGAGGAAGATTTTGGAAAACCTCTGGCCGCGGAAGTAGCACGTCATCTCGTTTTGCATTTAAAAAGAGCAGGAGTACAGTCGCAGTTTGGAAATGCTCTCCCTGATTATGAAACCCTGAGCCCTTTTACAAAAGGAATAAGAGATTTACTTAAAGATAAGCTAGGGAAGTCCATAAGCATTGAATATATGGCAGAATCTGTGAACATGAGTATTCGCAATTTTTCCAGAGTATTTTTAAAAGAATCAGGAATGACACCTGGTAGGTTTCTTGAAAAAATGAGGCTTGGTCAGGCAAAGAACATGCTTGAATACACGGATATGAGCATCGATATGATTGCTGAGAAATGTGGCTTTGGAAGTTCCGTTTCCCTTCGGAGGTTATTTCTGAAAAACCTTTCCATGTCTCCCGCACAATATAGAAGAGCATTCAAGGGACCAGAATAA
- a CDS encoding DJ-1/PfpI family protein — protein MKQAQNSKTMNVAFLIYDQVEVLDLNGPLDVFVKANVVQPGSYNCYTVGKTMEPVYTEANTMSIIPTYDIQTSPKPDMIVIPGTNPDQVMKCLKDNDFQNIVLNWVKNNANNGTVIFTICTGSMLLSETGILDHYDITTHSMLLDALEAHNQESNIKRGVRYVDQEQLITTAGITAGIDAALYLVGKHHGKELVNTLITLFEYQQTRVEDSIAKQ, from the coding sequence ATGAAGCAAGCACAAAACAGTAAAACAATGAATGTAGCATTTTTAATTTATGATCAGGTAGAAGTTCTTGATCTGAACGGTCCTCTGGACGTTTTTGTTAAAGCAAATGTAGTACAACCCGGAAGCTATAACTGCTATACCGTGGGGAAAACCATGGAGCCGGTGTATACAGAGGCTAATACCATGTCAATAATTCCTACTTATGATATACAAACATCTCCAAAGCCTGATATGATTGTGATTCCCGGAACAAATCCTGATCAGGTAATGAAATGCCTCAAAGACAATGACTTTCAAAATATTGTATTGAACTGGGTGAAAAATAATGCTAATAATGGAACCGTTATTTTTACAATCTGCACAGGAAGTATGCTGTTATCAGAAACAGGAATCCTTGATCATTATGATATTACGACTCATAGCATGCTGCTGGATGCATTAGAAGCGCATAATCAGGAAAGTAATATTAAAAGAGGAGTACGATATGTTGATCAGGAACAGTTAATTACCACTGCAGGGATCACAGCCGGAATAGATGCCGCTCTATACTTAGTTGGGAAGCATCATGGAAAAGAATTGGTAAATACCTTGATTACCCTTTTTGAATATCAGCAGACAAGAGTGGAAGATTCGATAGCTAAACAGTAG
- a CDS encoding efflux MFS transporter permease: protein MAKRQMPFFKRWAPEWLVKIILFSMTLPGIIIFFLPLSNVNAAAGYYGCEPADIQFSVALFYAGYVGFYSLERRFFSFLAAKEYFLLFTTLQIVACLVCYFTREVYILFPIRFIQGMLFAGNVNLSLTQIFTRLNSERGREISFSVFFGILLCALPFNNLITADLIDSYNFNIVYKTAIFSYLPGLVFLTLAMSNYRTHVRFHLYKLDWQSFAVFSTILVLIGYIMIFGQEYYWLEDNRILGSVIGIIVLAGISIFRQQAIKRPYIDLRIFKYRNFKVGLLILFVMYICRFASGITNNYFATELHLDPFYISYINIFNLCGLVIGVIIACCMVLQKKRIQYIWGPGFLMLLAFHVLMYYSFDVQADEFNYYIPLFLQGLGVGFIMVPTIIYIISSVPASIGPSAAATALAIRYLGFCISIALINFFELFEKSRHYNAFQDHLSAIDPAVKSFLHQQTAKLTAKGMLEDHAVKASNKLLVGRINVQNHVRFAMDYYEMMMWLLAATILLIFLFPYLNRTALYLKSRRLSPA, encoded by the coding sequence ATGGCTAAAAGACAAATGCCCTTTTTCAAAAGATGGGCACCGGAATGGCTGGTTAAGATCATTCTTTTCTCCATGACATTGCCGGGGATTATCATATTCTTTCTGCCACTATCCAACGTTAATGCAGCAGCAGGATATTATGGATGTGAGCCTGCAGATATTCAGTTTTCAGTGGCACTGTTTTATGCCGGATATGTGGGATTTTATAGTCTGGAAAGGAGGTTTTTCAGTTTTCTGGCAGCCAAGGAGTATTTTCTTTTATTTACAACCTTGCAGATAGTAGCCTGTCTGGTATGTTATTTCACCCGGGAAGTTTACATTTTATTTCCGATACGTTTTATTCAGGGAATGTTGTTTGCGGGTAACGTTAACCTTTCGCTTACGCAGATCTTTACAAGACTGAACAGTGAAAGAGGGCGGGAGATAAGCTTTTCCGTATTCTTTGGAATTTTGCTCTGTGCATTGCCCTTTAATAATTTAATTACAGCTGACCTTATAGACTCTTATAATTTTAATATTGTCTATAAAACAGCCATTTTTTCCTATCTGCCTGGACTTGTCTTCCTAACTCTTGCGATGAGTAATTACAGAACTCATGTGAGATTCCATCTGTATAAACTGGATTGGCAAAGTTTTGCAGTCTTTAGTACAATACTTGTGCTTATAGGATATATCATGATTTTTGGGCAGGAATATTATTGGCTGGAAGATAATCGGATTTTAGGAAGTGTAATAGGTATCATTGTTTTGGCAGGAATATCCATATTCCGCCAGCAAGCGATTAAAAGACCCTATATTGATCTTCGGATTTTTAAATACAGAAACTTTAAAGTGGGACTGTTGATTCTTTTTGTAATGTATATTTGTCGTTTTGCTTCGGGAATTACCAATAATTATTTTGCTACAGAACTACATCTTGACCCATTTTATATTTCCTATATTAATATTTTTAACCTTTGCGGACTTGTTATTGGGGTAATTATTGCCTGCTGTATGGTATTGCAGAAGAAAAGGATTCAATATATTTGGGGGCCTGGGTTTCTGATGTTGCTTGCCTTTCATGTTTTGATGTATTATTCCTTTGATGTTCAGGCTGATGAATTCAATTACTACATTCCGTTATTTCTTCAGGGATTAGGAGTGGGATTCATTATGGTACCAACTATTATTTACATTATTTCATCAGTTCCTGCTTCTATTGGCCCGTCAGCAGCGGCAACAGCCCTGGCGATAAGATATCTAGGGTTTTGCATCAGTATTGCATTGATCAATTTTTTTGAACTTTTCGAAAAAAGCCGTCACTATAATGCCTTTCAGGATCATTTAAGTGCAATAGATCCTGCTGTTAAAAGCTTTTTACATCAACAAACAGCTAAATTGACCGCTAAAGGAATGTTGGAAGATCATGCTGTAAAGGCTTCCAATAAATTACTGGTAGGAAGAATCAACGTCCAGAATCATGTTCGTTTTGCCATGGATTATTATGAAATGATGATGTGGCTCCTTGCCGCTACCATACTGCTGATTTTTCTTTTCCCGTATCTGAATCGTACAGCCCTTTATTTAAAATCCCGCAGATTATCTCCTGCATAA